A window of the Motacilla alba alba isolate MOTALB_02 chromosome 17, Motacilla_alba_V1.0_pri, whole genome shotgun sequence genome harbors these coding sequences:
- the LOC119709183 gene encoding sperm acrosome-associated protein 9-like, translating into MNEVVETLRKIEEKYKLFQQQQFTFIRALERTREEAHDSIRPVSSIVQVQCYKDHHCYNSTDSRILSMFVSICNELRCLCQRMETVHAGDSVTKGLLEKCKVLLNDSNDFSALRATYPHGVVNYLSLEEARHRYGGVVSVLPIVLDSMREWVTHSKRYLLPNERQCQRCKYEDPRLGKKAPWIPPGNTST; encoded by the exons ATGAACGAGGTGGTTGAGACCCTGAGGAAGATCGAGGAGAAGTACAagctcttccagcagcagcagttcacCTTCATCCGAGCCCTGGAGCGCACCCGGGAGGAAGCCCACGATTCCATCAGACCCGTGTCATCCATCGTGCAG GTGCAGTGCTACAAGGACCACCACTGCTACAACTCCACAGACAGCCGCATCCTCAGCATGTTCGTCTCCATCTGCAACGAGCTGCGCTGCCTGTGCCAGAGGATGGAGACGGTGCACGCCGGGGACAGCGTCACCAAGGGCCTTCTGGAGAAGTGCAAAGTGCTCCTGAACGACAGCAACGACTTCAGTGCCCTTCGAGCCAC CTACCCCCACGGAGTTGTGAACTACCTGAGCTTGGAAGAAGCGAGGCACCGCTACGGAGGGGTGGTGAGCGTGCTGCCCATCGTGCTGGACAGCATGAGGGAGTGGGTCACACACTCCAAGAGGTACCTGCTCCCCAAT GAGAGACAATGCCAGAGGTGCAAGTATGAAGACCCACGATTGGGAAAGAAAGCTCCCTGGATCCCACCAGGGAACACCTCCACGTAA
- the LOC119709215 gene encoding sperm acrosome-associated protein 9-like isoform X1 — protein MNEVVKTLRKIEEKYKLFQQQQFTFIRALERTREEAHDSIRPVSSIVQVQCYKDHHCYNSTDSRILSMFVSICNELRCLCQRMETVHAGDSVTKALLEKCKVLLNDSNDFSALRATYPHGVVNHLSLEEARHRYGGVVSVLPIVLDSMREWVTHSKRKLLYVVSPGCAMCKKETPTSQTAPAALASNSNENTVQLQEKDFKKFLAANQRPPKKKAPWRPPGKHPY, from the exons ATGAACGAGGTGGTGAAGACCCTGAGGAAGATCGAGGAGAAGTACAagctcttccagcagcagcagttcacCTTCATCCGAGCCCTGGAGCGCACCCGGGAGGAAGCCCACGATTCCATCAGACCCGTGTCATCCATCGTGCAG GTGCAGTGCTACAAGGACCACCACTGCTACAACTCCACAGACAGCCGCATCCTCAGCATGTTCGTCTCCATCTGCAACGAGCTGCGCTGCCTGTGCCAGAGGATGGAGACGGTGCACGCAGGGGACAGCGTCACCAAGGCCCTTCTGGAGAAGTGCAAAGTGCTCCTGAACGACAGCAACGACTTCAGTGCCCTTCGAGCCAC CTACCCCCACGGAGTTGTGAACCACCTGAGCTTGGAAGAAGCGAGGCACCGCTACGGAGGGGTGGTGAGCGTGCTGCCCATCGTGCTGGACAGCATGAGGGAGTGGGTCACACACTCCAAGAGGAAGCTGCTCTATGTTGTGAGTCCTGGATGTGCCATGTGCAAGAAGGAGACACCCACTTCCCaaacagcacctgcagctctggcctCCAATAGTAATGAAAATACTGTACAATTGCAGGAAAAAGATTTCAAGAAATTCCTGGCTGCAAATCAACGTCCGCCAAAAAAGAAAGCTCCCTGGAGGCCACCAGGCAAACACCCCTATTAA
- the LOC119709215 gene encoding sperm acrosome-associated protein 9-like isoform X2: protein MNEVVKTLRKIEEKYKLFQQQQFTFIRALERTREEAHDSIRPVSSIVQVQCYKDHHCYNSTDSRILSMFVSICNELRCLCQRMETVHAGDSVTKALLEKCKVLLNDSNDFSALRATYPHGVVNHLSLEEARHRYGGVVSVLPIVLDSMREWVTHSKRKLLYVEKDFKKFLAANQRPPKKKAPWRPPGKHPY, encoded by the exons ATGAACGAGGTGGTGAAGACCCTGAGGAAGATCGAGGAGAAGTACAagctcttccagcagcagcagttcacCTTCATCCGAGCCCTGGAGCGCACCCGGGAGGAAGCCCACGATTCCATCAGACCCGTGTCATCCATCGTGCAG GTGCAGTGCTACAAGGACCACCACTGCTACAACTCCACAGACAGCCGCATCCTCAGCATGTTCGTCTCCATCTGCAACGAGCTGCGCTGCCTGTGCCAGAGGATGGAGACGGTGCACGCAGGGGACAGCGTCACCAAGGCCCTTCTGGAGAAGTGCAAAGTGCTCCTGAACGACAGCAACGACTTCAGTGCCCTTCGAGCCAC CTACCCCCACGGAGTTGTGAACCACCTGAGCTTGGAAGAAGCGAGGCACCGCTACGGAGGGGTGGTGAGCGTGCTGCCCATCGTGCTGGACAGCATGAGGGAGTGGGTCACACACTCCAAGAGGAAGCTGCTCTATGTT GAAAAAGATTTCAAGAAATTCCTGGCTGCAAATCAACGTCCGCCAAAAAAGAAAGCTCCCTGGAGGCCACCAGGCAAACACCCCTATTAA